In Aspergillus fumigatus Af293 chromosome 4, whole genome shotgun sequence, one genomic interval encodes:
- a CDS encoding Zn(II)2Cys6 transcription factor produces MKRTGSIVLGPKPTKACVNCRRLKMKCEVDGAPPCRRCRHTNAPCIFKPRSNAAAVQSIPERSQSVQGALVYHPSSPDQDSSSILGRLERIESLLGIGKEGNRSSLLTIDPDLEEESDDVSSRGLWKAVERLKIITSPPQDQNIWSYAVVTRLWISFLNNLPLLHFVQDQSVLVSPSPLLLASVLYISAVHSPLPELASLAGGYFTAICSAISELVVPSARPGTSGWTGSHISSSSSAEHTVFQDILGLIMASLSCEAYIETTDKWIALAYRLLLDHCPSNLEDATYDWRRLFSGIQVIDIEHASMHMRYPLLPRQPPIPALQHLDSQHDSAFRGLSQMMHQGLNHFVGRKLPTIWSFVSARDSDAVPSVGTPFTDKDSQVIRLWAKKLDEWLVQYNGASQPSPSDRQGILILLQYHLHKLYVLSIYHPARGFDLGSANITPSERQELLMSARAVLRLRQDDSSIWSNWDLIMITWAAMLLLRGVEDGMTHHDDLRLIQTQLNTLKRSDPSTLSIHGVLAERLQSGIQSMHTPPDNGPDFAFPAPNMDYSWTIFDQQIMNLANPPWLFDDSSQAPP; encoded by the exons ATGAAGAGAACGGGCTCCATTGTCCTGGGCCCCAAGCCGACAAAGGCATGCG TCAATTGTCGTAGGTTGAAG ATGAAATGTGAAGTCGACGGGGCTCCTCCATGTCGTCGCTGTCGTCATACGAACGCTCCATGTATCTTCAAGCCTAGATCAAAT GCTGCAGCGGTCCAATCAATCCCTGAACGGTCACAGAGTGTGCAGGGCGCGCTCGTGTATCATCCTTCGTCTCCCGATCAGGATTCTTCGTCTATCCTCGGGCGTCTGGAGCGGATCGAGTCACTGCTAGGCATTGGTAAAGAGGGAAACAGGTCTTCATTGCTGACCATCGACCCCGACCTGGAGGAAGAGTCTGACGATGTGTCTTCCCGTGGACTTTGGAAAGCTGTTGAGCGTCTTAAGATCATCACCAGTCCGCCTCAGGATCAGAATATCTGGTCATATGCGGTCGTCACACGTTTATGGATCTC ATTTCTAAACAACCTTCCATTACTTCATTTTGTTCAGGATCAAAGTGTCTTGGTCTCCCCTTCACCACTATTGCTTGCCTCGGTTCTCTACATATCGGCCGTGCATAGCCCTCTACCGGAGCTTGCTTCGTTAGCAGGGGGGTATTTCACAGCTATTTGCAGTGCGATCTCCGAGCTTGTTGTTCCAAGTGCACGGCCTGGCACCTCTGGCTGGACCGGAAGCcatatctcctcatcctcaagTGCCGAACATACGGTGTTCCAGGATATTCTCGGCCTTATTATGGCCAGCCTAAGTTGCGAAGCGTACATTGAAACTACAGACAAGTGGATAGCCCTCGCGTACCGGCTTCTACTTGACCACTGCCCGTCCAACCTGGAAGACGCAACATATGATTGGCGTCGTCTGTTCTCTGGCATTCAG GTAATCGACATAGAACATGCCTCCATGCACATGCGTTATCCCCTTCTTCCCAGACAGCCACCCATACCGGCTCTGCAACACTTGGATAGCCAACATGACAGTGCATTTCGCGGCCTCTCACAGATGATGCATCAAGGCCTTAACCATTTCGTGGGCCGGAAACTTCCAACTATATGGTCCTTCGTGAGTGCAAGGGATTCAGATGCCGTGCCCTCGGTCGGTACGCCTTTTACAGACAAGGATTCTCAAGTTATTCGGCTGTGGGCCAAGAAACTTGATGAGTGGCTGGTTCAATACAACGGAGCGTCGC AGCCTTCCCCGTCCGACCGTCAAGGTATCCTTATTCTCTTGCAGTACCATCTCCACAAGCTGTACGTTTTATCAATCTACCATCCAGCTCGTGGCTTCGACCTGGGCTCTGCGAACATCACCCCGAGCGAACGGCAGGAGCTTCTTATGTCGGCGCGCGCTGTCCTGCGATTGCGGCAGGATGATTCAAGTATCTGGTCGAACTGGGATCTGATT ATGATAACCTGGGCAGCTATGCTCTTGCTACGCGGAGTCGAGGACGGCATGACACATCATGATG ATCTCCGTCTGATCCAAACCCAGCTGAACACTTTGAAACGGAGCGATCCGTCTACACTAAGCATCCACGGCGTCCTTGCAGAACGGCTCCAGTCAGGAATACAGAGTATGCACACCCCGCCGGACAATGGACCTGATTTTGCGTTCCCGGCGCCGAATATGGATTATTCGTGGACCATCTTTGATCAGCAGATCATGAATCTAGCCAACCCGCCTTGGCTTTTTGATGACTCTTCCCAAGCGCCGCCATGA